Genomic segment of Microbacterium hydrocarbonoxydans:
CTGCGACGGGAGCAGGGTGGACCGGGGCGACCGGCGACCGGCACGGCAGACGGATGCCGCGGCATCCGGTTCGAGTCCGGATGCCGCGGCGGGCCTCTCCGATTACTTGCCGAGGAAGTCCTTCAGGGCGGCGTTGACCTCGTCGGCGTGCGTCCAGAGCAGGCCGTGAGGCGCTCCCTCGACCTCGACGTAGGTGGCCGCGGGAACAGCCTTGTGGAACCGGCGGGCGGTGGCGTCGATCGGCAGGATGTTGTCCTTCGTGCCGTGCAGGATCAGCGTGGGCTTTGCGGCATCCCGCACCGCATCGACGTCGCTGCGGAAGTCCTCGATCCAGCTCGGCACGACCGCGTACGCCGCGACGGGGGCGCTGGTGACCGAGAGGTTCCAGTTGGCGTCGACGACCTGCTGGCTGATGCGGCTGCCGAGGTTCTCGTCGAGGTTGTAGAAGTTCTTGTAGAACTCGGTGAACCAGGCGTAGCGGTCGCCCTTGGCGGCCGACTCGATGCCGTCGAAGACCTCCTGCGGCACGCCCTCGGGGTTGTCGTCGCGCTGCACGAGGAACGGCTCGAGCGAGGCGAGGAAGGCGAGCTTGGCGACCCGGTCGTGACCGTAGGTGCCGACGTAGCGGGCGAGCTCTCCCGTGCCCATCGAGAAGCCGACGAGCACGACGTCGCGCAGATCGAGGGTCTCGAGCACGGTGTTGAGGTCTGCGGCGAACGTGTCGTAGTCGTAGCCGGTGCCGACCTTCGACGACTGGCCGAAGCCGCGGCGGTCGTAGGTGATGACGCGGTAGCCCTGAGCGAGCAGCTCGCGGGTCTGGCGCTCCCAGCTGTGGCCGTTCAGCGGGTACCCGTGGATCAGGACGACGGGCTGACCCGAACCCTGGTCTTCGTAGTAGAGCTCGATCGGCGTGCTGTTCTCGTTTCCGACGGTGATGTAGCCCATGGTCCTGATCCTTTTCGGTCCGGTGAGAACGGTCGTTCTCGCTTGATGTCTCCACTGTAGAGAACGCTCGTTCTCGTGTCAAGTACACTGGGAGCATGACCGACGGAACAGTGCGTGAACAGATCCTCGCGGCAGCGGACGAGCTCTACTACCGCAAGGGATACGCGGCGGTCGGCATGGACGAGCTGCGAGCGGCGGCCGGCGTGTCGCTGCGTCGGCTCTATGCCCTCTTCCCCTCGAAGACCGACATCGTCACGGCTGTTCTCGCCCGCAAGCATTCGCAATGGGAGTCGGGACTGACGGGGGCCGTGGCGGATGCCGGAGCTGACCCGCGCGACCGGCTGCTCGCGGTGTACGGCTACCTCGAGGATTGGTTCTGCACCGACGACTTCCGCGGCTGCGCCTTCATCAACGCGTTCGGCGAGCTCGGCGGCACGAATCCCGAGGTCGCCGAGATCGTGCGCGACCATAAGGCCTCGTTCCAGGCGTACATGGCCGACCTGGTCGTGGCAGCCGGGGCTCCGGCATCCCTCGCGGCGCAGCTGTCGATCCTGGCCGAGGGTGCGCAGAGCACGGCCGCGATCGCCGCCGACCCGCAGGTCGCCGTGCAAGCGCGCAACGCCGCCGAGGTGCTGATCGACGCCGCCGTCGCGGCCTGAGCGCGGGCTCGGCGAACTGTGCTGCGTGACTTGTCTGCGTGAGCATAGGGCGTGAGTGGAGCGCGCGCTGCGAAGGAGATCTCCTGCTCCGAAGGATCGGATGCCGGATCGAGCCCTTCGATGCGTGAGATCTCCTTCGCACCGCGCGGCGAGCCCACGCGCAGAGGTTTGTCTAGCCGGGCTAGCTAAAAGCCTCTCTAGAGTCAAGGGCCTGTCTCACGCGCGCGTGGCAGCGTAGCGTGCGAGCATGGAATCCCGGACGCAGGACATCGCCCGCCAGTCAGCCATCATCGCCTCCGCCACCTTCATGCTGATCGCCGCAGCCGTCGGCTCCGGCGCTTTCGGCGGCACATCGGTGAGCGAGTTGCAGAACGGAGCCCTGTCGGCGCAGGGGTCGTACCTGGCGCCGGCAGGTCCCGCGTTCTCGATCTGGTCGCTGATCTACATCGGACTCATCGCGTACACGGTGTGGCAGGCGCTTCCCGCCCAGCGCGCGGATGAACGTCAGCGCGCGGTCGGCGGATGGATCGCGGCATCCATGGTCTTGAACGGCTTGTGGCTGGTGACGGCGCAGTTCCTGTCGCTCCCCCTGACCGTGCTGGTGATCGCAGTGCTGCTCGCGACCCTCGCGCGGGTCATGGTGGTCCTCGGACGCAGCCGCGCCCGCACGTGGCCCGAACGCGTCGTCGTCGACGGGGCGAACGGCCTGCACTTCGGCTGGGTCACGATCGCCACCGTCGCCAACACGGCAGCGTGGTTCACGCAGATCGCCCCCGCGAGCTGGGAGGACCAGGCCGAGATCTGGGCCGTGGCGGTACTCGCGGTCGTGCTCGTGATCGGCGTCGCCAGTGCACTCATGACCAAGCGCCTCGCTCCCGCGCTGGCGACCGCGTGGGGACTGAGTTGGCTCGCCGTCGGACGCCTCACGGGTGAGCCTGAGAGCACCGTCGTCGCGATCGCCGGGATCGTCGTCGCCGTTGCACTCGTCGCAGCGGGCATCATCGGTGGTCTCCGCCGTCGCCGTGAGGCCGCCGCCTGACGGTATCCGCCCCTGACGGCATCGCCCCTGACGGTATCCGCCCCTGACGGCATCCGCCCCTGGTGGATCCTGAGATCCGGTCAACCGCGCGAGATGCGGAACGAGCGGGCCTGAACGTCCGCATCTCGCGCGGTTGACCGGATGCGGGGCAGCGGGAACGACCGGATGCGGGGCAGCGGGAACGACCGGATGCGGGGCACCGGGAACGACCGGGTCCGGGGCAGCCCCGGACCGACGCCCACCGCGTCAGACCACGAGCCGGTAGCCCATGCCCGACTCCGTGAGCAGGTGCACCGGAGCGCTGGGCTCGGCCTCGAGCTTCTTGCGCAGCTGCGACATGTACAGCCGCAGGTACCCCGAGTCCGAGACCTGTTCGCTGCCCCAGATCTCCTTGAGGAGGTCCTGACGGGTGACCAGAGCTCCGGGATGCCGGGCGAGATGCTCGAGCATCCGCCATTCGGTCGGCGTCAGGTGCACGCGCGCGCCGGCGCGGGTGACGGTCTTCGTCGCGAGATCGACGACCACGTCGCCGAATCCGACGGTCGACTCTCCTCCGGCAGGCACCGCCCGCCGCGACAGCGCCCGCAGCCGCGCGAGCAGCTCGTCGACCTGGAAGGGCTTGGTCACGAAGTCGTCGGCTCCGGCGTCGAGCGCCTCGACCTTGTCTGCCGAACCGGTGCGGCCCGACACGACGATGATCGGCACGGTCGTCCACCCGCGCAGTGCCTGGATCACCTCGATGCCGTCGAGCCGCGGCATGCCGAGGTCGAGCATGATCAGGTCGGGGTGCGTCTGTGCGGCGGCGGCCACGGCGGCGGCGCCGTCGGACGCGACGACCACCTCGTACCCGTGTGCGGCGAGCGTGATGCGCAGCGCGCGCACCATCTGCGGGTCGTCGTCGGCGATGAGGAGCTTCACTCCGTCTCCTCCTGCAGGGGATCGGGGTCGGGGGCCAGAGGCAGCGAGATGACCATGGTGAGTCCACCGCCGGGGGTGTCCTCGGGTGTCAGAGTACCGCCCATGCCTTCGGCGAATCCGCGTGACAGAGCGAGGCCGAGTCCGAGGCCTGTGGTGTTGTCGGTGTCGCCCAGACGCTGGAACGGCTGGAAGATCTGGTCGCGCATCTCGGAGGGAACGCCGGCTCCGCGATCGATCACGCGAATCTCGGCGCGCTCGCCGAGGGCGCTCGTCGAGACGATGACACGGGTGTCTGCCGGTGAATGGCGATGCGCGTTCGCGATGACGTTGACGAGCACGCGCTGCAGCAGCACCGGATCCGCCGAGACGGCGGGCAGCTCGGCATCCAGGGCCAGCTCCACGTCGCCCGGCCCCAGACCCAGCTCATCGACCGCCGCGAGCACGGGCCCCGCGACATCGAGGTGCATGGTCGAGACGGCCAATACTCCGGCCTGCACGCGGCTGACGTCGAGCAGATCCGTCACGAGAGACGACAGGGTGGCCAGGCTCTCGTCTGCGGTCGCGAGAAGCTCCTCCCGATCGGACGCCGACAGCGCGTACGCGCCGCGCAGTCCGCCGATCGCGGCGACGGCCGAGGCCAGCGGACGGCGAAGGTCGTGACTGACCGCCGACAGCAGGGCGGAGCGCACCTGGTCGGTCTCGGCGAGCGCCGCCACCTCGCGTGCGGTCGCGCGCAGATCGGTGTGTTCGATCGCCGCGGCCAACTGGGCGACGATCGCGTCGAGCAGCCGTCGGGCCGGGGTGTCGAGCGGTTCGCCGTGCAGTTCGAGCACTGCGGGCGCCGAACCGTCGGCGCCGACCGGAATCGTCGTGGCCCGACCGTCGGGAACGGGCTCGCCGTCGCTCGCGAGCACCTCGCCGTCGGGGGAGAGGAGCCTCACGCCGGTGAGTCCGAACGCCTCGCGGGTGCGGCTGACGAGGGCCAGTACCGCGTTGTCGCCGCGCAGCACGTTGCCGGCGACCGCCGCGAGCAGCTCGGCCTCCGCCGCGGCGCGCTGTGCGATGCGCGCTCGACGCGCCGCCTGATCGACGATGATGCTGACGAGGATGGCGATGGTCACGTAGAGCGCGAGGGCGAGCACATGCAGCGGATGCGCGATCGTGATGGTGAAGAGCGGAGCGACGAACAGGAAGTCCAGCGTGATGCCCGACAGCACCGCGGCGAAGACCGCCGGTCGCACCCCTCCGATGAGCGCGACGATCACGACGAGCAGCTGGAAGGCCAGCACCTCGACGGTGATCGACTCGGGGCTGCGGAACGCGAACATCGCCCACGAGAGCAGCGGTCCGACGACGAGCGCGATCACGAAGCCCAGAACCTGACGTCGCCAGCCGAGCGCACCGCCGGTGATGCGGGGGAGTGCGATCCGCCCGCCCGCGGCGGCGTGCGTCACGATGTGCACGTCGATGTCGCCCGAGCGGCGGATGACCTCTGAGCCGATGCCCGGTCCGGTCAGAGCGGCGGCGAGACGACCGCGGCGGCTGACTCCGATCACGAGCTGCGTCGCATCCGCCCCATGGGCGAACTCGACGAGCGTGCCGGGGATGTCGTCACCGATGATCTGGTGGAAGCTGCCGCCGAGCGACTCGACCAGTGAACGCTGTGCGGCCAGGGCGCCGGGCGTCTCGTCGCGGAGTCCGTCTTGCGCGGCGATGTGCACCGCGAGCAGTTCGCCGCCGGCCGAGCGGGCGGCGATCCGCGCGCCTCGGCGCAGCAGCGTCTCGCCCTCCGGTCCGCCGGTGAGGGCGACGACCACGCGCTCGCGCGCCTGCCAGTTTCCCTCGATGCCGTGGTCGGCGCGGTAGCTGCGCAGCGCGCTGTCGACCTCGTCGGCGAGCCACAGCAGTGCGAGTTCACGCAGAGCAGTGAGGTTGCCCAGGCGGAAGTAGTTCGACAGCGCGGCGTCGATGCGCTCCGCCGGATAGACGAGTCCGGCCGCGAGACGGTCGCGCAGCGACTGCGGCGCCAGGTCGACGACCTCGATCTCGTCGGCAGCGCGCACCACGGCATCCGGGATCGTCTCCTGCTGCGCGATGCCGGTGATCTTCTCGACCACCGCGTTCAGCGACTCGATGTGCTGCACGTTCACGGTCGTGACGACGTCGATTCCCGCATCGAGCAGCGCGCTGACGTCCTGCCAGCGCTTCGGGTTCTGCGAGCCGGGGGTGTTCGTGTGCGCGAGCTCGTCGACGAGGGCGATCTCGGGTCGGCGATCGAGAACCGCCTCCAGGTCCATCTCGCTCAGCGGCACCCCGCGATGCAGATCGATGCGGCGGGGTACCTCGGGGATGCCGATGGTCTGCGCCGCGGTCGCCGCACGCTCATGCGTCTCGACGATCGCGATCACGACATCACGGCCCTCGTCGAGCAGTCGGCGCCCTTCGACGAGCATCTCGAAGGTCTTGCCGACGCCGGGGGCTGCGCCGAGCAGCACGCGGAGTCGGCCGCGCCGCGGCATCCGCTCTGCCGTCATCAGCCCTCCTGCTCATCGAGCGCGAGATTGAGTTCGGCGACGTTGAGGCGTTCTTGGCCGAGGAATCCCAGATCCCGCCCTTGAATCCTAGACTCCACGAGGTCGCGCACCTGCTGCTCGGGCAGGTCGCGCTCGGCCGCCACCCGCGGCACCTGCAGCAGCGCGTACGCGACACTGATGTGCGGGTCGAGGCCGGATGCGGATGCCGTCACCGCGTCGGCCGGCACGGCATCCGCCCGCACACCCTCGCGCGCGGCGATGGCTGCCTGGCGCTCGCCGATCGCGGCGACGAGGTCGGGGTTCTCTGGGCCGAGGTTGCTGCCACTCGAGGCGGCTCCGTCGTAGCCGTCACCGGCGGCCGACGGACGCGACTGCAAGTACTCGGGCAGCGCCTCGCCGTCGGCATCCGTGAAGGACTGCCCGATCAGCGAGCTGCCCTTGCCGTCGGCCAGCGGCGAGCCGTTCGCCTGGAACGGCAGCAGCAGCTGACCGATGCCGGTGACGACGAGCGTGTAGCCGACGCCGAGCACGAGGGTGAGCACGAGCATCGCGCGGATGGCGACACCGGTGGTGCGGGCGACAGTGCGGGAGGAGGACATGGGATGCCTGACTTTCAGGATGGTCGTTGAGCGAGGAGCGGGTGATTCTCGGCCGGTCGTTGAGCGAGGAGCGGGTGATTCTCGGCCGGTCGTTGAGCGAGGAGCGAAGCCCCGAGACGAAACGCGGAGCGCGGTCAGAAACCGGGGATGAGGGTGATGACGAGGTCGATCAGCTTGATGCCGATGAACGGCGCGACCACTCCGCCCAGGCCGTAGACGAGCAGGTTGCGCTGCAGGATCTGCGAGGCGCTCGCCGGCCGATACTTCACGCCGCGCAGCGCGAGCGGGATGAGGAAGACGATCACGATCGCGTTGAAGATGATCGCGCTGGTCACGGCGGACGCCGGCGAGTGCAGCTGCATGATGTTGAGCGCGGCGAGCCCCGGGAAGACCCCCATGAACATCGCCGGGATGATGGCGAAGTACTTGGCGATGTCGTTCGCGAGCGAGAAGGTCGTGAGCGCTCCGCGCGTGATGAGCAGCTGCTTGCCGATGCGCACGATGTCGATGAGCTTGGTCGGGTCCGAATCGAGGTCGACCATGTTGCCG
This window contains:
- a CDS encoding TspO/MBR family protein, whose translation is MESRTQDIARQSAIIASATFMLIAAAVGSGAFGGTSVSELQNGALSAQGSYLAPAGPAFSIWSLIYIGLIAYTVWQALPAQRADERQRAVGGWIAASMVLNGLWLVTAQFLSLPLTVLVIAVLLATLARVMVVLGRSRARTWPERVVVDGANGLHFGWVTIATVANTAAWFTQIAPASWEDQAEIWAVAVLAVVLVIGVASALMTKRLAPALATAWGLSWLAVGRLTGEPESTVVAIAGIVVAVALVAAGIIGGLRRRREAAA
- the kdpC gene encoding potassium-transporting ATPase subunit KdpC, producing the protein MSSSRTVARTTGVAIRAMLVLTLVLGVGYTLVVTGIGQLLLPFQANGSPLADGKGSSLIGQSFTDADGEALPEYLQSRPSAAGDGYDGAASSGSNLGPENPDLVAAIGERQAAIAAREGVRADAVPADAVTASASGLDPHISVAYALLQVPRVAAERDLPEQQVRDLVESRIQGRDLGFLGQERLNVAELNLALDEQEG
- a CDS encoding alpha/beta hydrolase, coding for MGYITVGNENSTPIELYYEDQGSGQPVVLIHGYPLNGHSWERQTRELLAQGYRVITYDRRGFGQSSKVGTGYDYDTFAADLNTVLETLDLRDVVLVGFSMGTGELARYVGTYGHDRVAKLAFLASLEPFLVQRDDNPEGVPQEVFDGIESAAKGDRYAWFTEFYKNFYNLDENLGSRISQQVVDANWNLSVTSAPVAAYAVVPSWIEDFRSDVDAVRDAAKPTLILHGTKDNILPIDATARRFHKAVPAATYVEVEGAPHGLLWTHADEVNAALKDFLGK
- a CDS encoding response regulator, which encodes MKLLIADDDPQMVRALRITLAAHGYEVVVASDGAAAVAAAAQTHPDLIMLDLGMPRLDGIEVIQALRGWTTVPIIVVSGRTGSADKVEALDAGADDFVTKPFQVDELLARLRALSRRAVPAGGESTVGFGDVVVDLATKTVTRAGARVHLTPTEWRMLEHLARHPGALVTRQDLLKEIWGSEQVSDSGYLRLYMSQLRKKLEAEPSAPVHLLTESGMGYRLVV
- a CDS encoding TetR/AcrR family transcriptional regulator gives rise to the protein MTDGTVREQILAAADELYYRKGYAAVGMDELRAAAGVSLRRLYALFPSKTDIVTAVLARKHSQWESGLTGAVADAGADPRDRLLAVYGYLEDWFCTDDFRGCAFINAFGELGGTNPEVAEIVRDHKASFQAYMADLVVAAGAPASLAAQLSILAEGAQSTAAIAADPQVAVQARNAAEVLIDAAVAA
- a CDS encoding ATP-binding protein, translating into MPRRGRLRVLLGAAPGVGKTFEMLVEGRRLLDEGRDVVIAIVETHERAATAAQTIGIPEVPRRIDLHRGVPLSEMDLEAVLDRRPEIALVDELAHTNTPGSQNPKRWQDVSALLDAGIDVVTTVNVQHIESLNAVVEKITGIAQQETIPDAVVRAADEIEVVDLAPQSLRDRLAAGLVYPAERIDAALSNYFRLGNLTALRELALLWLADEVDSALRSYRADHGIEGNWQARERVVVALTGGPEGETLLRRGARIAARSAGGELLAVHIAAQDGLRDETPGALAAQRSLVESLGGSFHQIIGDDIPGTLVEFAHGADATQLVIGVSRRGRLAAALTGPGIGSEVIRRSGDIDVHIVTHAAAGGRIALPRITGGALGWRRQVLGFVIALVVGPLLSWAMFAFRSPESITVEVLAFQLLVVIVALIGGVRPAVFAAVLSGITLDFLFVAPLFTITIAHPLHVLALALYVTIAILVSIIVDQAARRARIAQRAAAEAELLAAVAGNVLRGDNAVLALVSRTREAFGLTGVRLLSPDGEVLASDGEPVPDGRATTIPVGADGSAPAVLELHGEPLDTPARRLLDAIVAQLAAAIEHTDLRATAREVAALAETDQVRSALLSAVSHDLRRPLASAVAAIGGLRGAYALSASDREELLATADESLATLSSLVTDLLDVSRVQAGVLAVSTMHLDVAGPVLAAVDELGLGPGDVELALDAELPAVSADPVLLQRVLVNVIANAHRHSPADTRVIVSTSALGERAEIRVIDRGAGVPSEMRDQIFQPFQRLGDTDNTTGLGLGLALSRGFAEGMGGTLTPEDTPGGGLTMVISLPLAPDPDPLQEETE